A window of the Deinococcus gobiensis I-0 genome harbors these coding sequences:
- the thyX gene encoding FAD-dependent thymidylate synthase — protein sequence MTEAAKPAEPLFPLGDGLGSVSLVQHVGDDKMIVNAARVSFGGDNLAPLSGKDERLLRYLLRHQHGSPFEHNLITFKVVCPIFVDRQMVRHRSGVSKNEISGRYVEMQERNFMPPAFRRQAPSNRQASVEDDGTLDQAAATHIWEEAWRAAYGAYQALLTLGVTREQARGVLPQSLYTESYYTFNVRSLLHFIGLRDHEGAQYETRQFARAMAQLAEPLFPVTFREWRALHAGE from the coding sequence GTGACTGAAGCTGCCAAGCCTGCCGAACCTCTCTTCCCCCTGGGCGACGGCCTGGGCAGCGTCTCGCTCGTGCAGCACGTGGGCGACGACAAGATGATCGTCAACGCGGCCCGCGTCTCCTTCGGGGGCGACAATCTGGCCCCGCTGAGCGGCAAGGACGAGCGGCTGCTGCGCTACCTGCTGCGCCACCAGCACGGCAGCCCGTTCGAGCACAACCTCATCACCTTCAAGGTCGTGTGCCCGATCTTCGTGGACCGCCAGATGGTCCGCCACCGCTCCGGGGTGTCTAAAAACGAGATTTCCGGCCGTTATGTCGAGATGCAGGAGCGCAACTTCATGCCGCCCGCCTTCCGCCGGCAGGCCCCCAGCAACCGCCAGGCGAGTGTGGAGGACGACGGCACGCTGGACCAGGCGGCCGCCACCCACATCTGGGAGGAGGCGTGGCGAGCGGCCTACGGGGCCTATCAGGCGCTGCTGACGCTGGGCGTGACGCGGGAGCAGGCGCGGGGCGTGCTGCCTCAGAGCCTCTACACCGAGTCCTATTACACCTTCAACGTCCGCAGCCTGCTGCACTTCATCGGCCTGCGGGACCACGAGGGCGCGCAATACGAGACCCGGCAGTTCGCGCGGGCGATGGCCCAGCTCGCCGAGCCGCTGTTCCCCGTGACCTTCCGCGAGTGGCGCGCCCTGCACGCCGGGGAGTAG
- the ilvA gene encoding threonine ammonia-lyase, biosynthetic, producing MTHPTPNLSQPSPPQPQPGQLDALDVLRLALTSKVYGAAIETPVSETPRLSARVGSRVLLKREDQQPIFSFKLRGAYNKMSQLTPEEAARGVICASAGNHAQGVAFAAQALDIAAVIVMPATTPDIKVQACRARGAEVVLYGDSFSDAETHAFALQRERGLTFVHPYDDPLVLAGQGTVALELLRQVPGDDYTVFVPVGGGGLIAGVASVLAALKPGVRIVGVEPDDSDAMYQSIQAGERVRLDTVGIFVDGVAVKQVGAYTFDLTRRYVHDWVRVNTDEVCAAIKDVFDDTRAVMEPAGALAVAGLKKYAAERGLSGETLVALTCGANVNFDRLRHVAERAEIGERREAILAVTVPERPGAFREFIEVVGARAITEFNYRYAPRSEAQIFVGVQLAHAAQRGELVTQLRGLGYAVTDLTDDELAKVHVRHMVGGRAPEAEGERVYSFTFPERPGALLDFLTHLQGTWNISLFHYRNHGSAHGRVLAGIQVPEGELPEFGAFLAGLGYPAEDMSENPAYRLFLT from the coding sequence ATGACCCACCCCACCCCGAACCTCTCCCAGCCCAGCCCGCCCCAGCCCCAGCCCGGTCAACTCGACGCCCTGGACGTGCTGCGCCTCGCCCTGACGAGCAAGGTCTACGGCGCGGCCATCGAGACGCCGGTCAGTGAGACGCCGCGCCTGAGCGCGCGGGTGGGCAGCCGGGTGCTGCTCAAGCGCGAGGACCAGCAGCCCATCTTCTCGTTCAAGCTGCGCGGCGCGTACAACAAGATGAGCCAGCTCACGCCCGAGGAGGCGGCGCGCGGCGTGATCTGCGCCTCGGCGGGCAACCACGCACAGGGGGTCGCCTTCGCGGCGCAGGCCCTGGACATCGCCGCCGTGATCGTGATGCCCGCGACCACCCCCGACATCAAGGTGCAGGCCTGCCGGGCGCGCGGGGCCGAGGTCGTGCTGTACGGGGACAGCTTCAGCGACGCCGAGACCCACGCCTTCGCCCTGCAACGCGAGCGCGGCCTGACCTTCGTGCACCCCTACGACGATCCCCTGGTGCTGGCGGGCCAGGGCACGGTGGCGCTGGAACTGCTGCGGCAGGTGCCGGGCGACGACTACACCGTGTTCGTGCCGGTGGGTGGCGGCGGCCTGATCGCGGGGGTGGCGAGCGTCCTGGCGGCCCTCAAGCCGGGCGTGCGGATCGTGGGGGTGGAGCCCGACGACAGCGACGCGATGTACCAGAGCATCCAGGCCGGCGAGCGCGTGCGGCTGGACACCGTGGGCATCTTCGTGGACGGCGTGGCGGTCAAACAGGTCGGGGCCTACACCTTCGACCTCACGCGGCGCTACGTGCACGACTGGGTGCGCGTGAACACCGACGAGGTGTGCGCGGCCATCAAGGACGTGTTCGACGACACGCGCGCCGTGATGGAACCGGCCGGGGCGCTGGCGGTCGCGGGCCTCAAGAAATACGCCGCCGAGCGCGGCCTGAGCGGCGAGACATTGGTCGCCCTGACCTGCGGGGCCAACGTGAACTTCGACCGCCTGCGCCATGTGGCCGAGCGGGCCGAGATCGGCGAGCGGCGCGAGGCCATCCTGGCCGTGACCGTCCCCGAGCGGCCCGGGGCCTTCCGCGAGTTCATCGAGGTGGTCGGCGCGCGGGCCATCACCGAGTTCAACTACCGCTACGCGCCCAGAAGCGAGGCCCAGATCTTTGTGGGGGTGCAGCTCGCGCACGCCGCGCAGCGGGGCGAACTCGTGACGCAGCTGCGGGGCCTGGGCTACGCCGTCACCGACCTCACCGACGACGAACTCGCCAAGGTGCACGTGCGCCACATGGTCGGGGGCCGGGCGCCCGAGGCTGAGGGCGAGCGGGTGTACTCGTTCACCTTCCCCGAGCGGCCCGGCGCGCTGCTGGACTTCCTGACGCACCTCCAGGGCACCTGGAACATCAGCCTGTTCCACTACCGCAACCACGGCTCGGCGCACGGGCGGGTGCTGGCGGGGATTCAGGTGCCCGAGGGCGAGCTGCCCGAATTCGGGGCGTTCCTGGCGGGGCTGGGCTACCCGGCCGAGGACATGAGCGAGAATCCGGCGTACCGGCTGTTTCTGACCTGA
- the hspR gene encoding heat shock protein transcriptional repressor HspR, fused homodimer type, which translates to MASDAKQRPVYVISVAAELVDMHPQTLRLYERKGLIRPGRSSGKTRLYSERDIEHLREIRRLTQELGVNLAGVEEVMRLQHELDDMQGEFEAEIERIEDELRSQAQPRALPAPGERLDPRDRPVYVISIAAELVDMHPQTLRLYERKQLIRPGRSSGKTRLYSERDIEHLREIRRLTQELGVNLAGVEEIMRLRHELDGARSHLETNVRRIQEDITQRMTSWRTLPAGGAGGDVADDPDPDEDPDPDRD; encoded by the coding sequence ATGGCCTCCGACGCGAAACAACGCCCGGTGTATGTCATCTCGGTCGCGGCCGAACTGGTAGACATGCACCCCCAGACCTTGCGCCTGTACGAGCGCAAGGGCCTGATCCGTCCGGGGCGCAGCAGCGGCAAGACCCGGCTGTACTCCGAGCGCGACATCGAGCACCTGCGCGAGATCCGGCGGCTGACCCAGGAACTCGGCGTGAACCTCGCGGGCGTCGAGGAGGTCATGCGCCTGCAACACGAACTCGACGACATGCAGGGCGAGTTCGAGGCCGAGATCGAGCGCATCGAGGACGAACTGCGCTCGCAGGCCCAGCCGCGCGCCCTGCCCGCGCCCGGTGAGCGCCTCGACCCCAGGGACCGGCCCGTGTACGTCATCTCCATCGCGGCCGAACTGGTGGACATGCACCCCCAGACCCTGCGCCTGTACGAGCGCAAGCAGCTCATCCGTCCGGGGCGCAGCAGCGGCAAGACCCGGCTGTACTCCGAACGCGACATCGAGCACCTGCGCGAGATCCGGCGGCTGACCCAGGAACTCGGCGTGAACCTCGCGGGCGTCGAGGAGATCATGCGCCTGCGTCACGAACTCGACGGCGCGCGCTCACATCTGGAGACCAACGTGCGCCGTATTCAGGAGGACATCACGCAGCGCATGACCTCCTGGCGCACCCTGCCGGCGGGCGGGGCGGGGGGGGACGTTGCCGACGATCCGGA
- a CDS encoding S9 family peptidase: MPTPPQAARKPVTHSLHGEDRPDDYHWLKTQGRADPEVLGYLEGENAYLAGVMAPLRDTQAAIYAELLSHVQEDDDQPPVREGDWLYFTRTAAGQAHPIFLRRPAQGGEDEVLLDLNALKAREGHANVWVYAARPSPDGQLWAYLLDTTGQEVFELRVLDTRTGELAEPPLTGLSGWTLAWAGGDALIYGTDDATQRPFRIWRHRLGQPQAGDDLLFEENDPTFRAGAGLAENGETVLIASEANMAQEWWVLDARDTQARPAPVLPRERGTEVPLLTDGGDHWLLLTNADGASEFALRRLPKREGATLADAEPVLPYSPERYLTGFHLFRSHLLLAGREGGFTRLWVLPRTAGGYGEARPVTFPEASYTVRLGANREYDSGMARILYTSLTRPAEHLDLDLETLETRLVKATPVPNYDPAQYVAEQVWATAPDGERVPVSLVRRRDTALPAPTLLYGYGSYGAPMDPGFSMSRLPLLDRGWVWAIAHIRGGSELGRRWYDAGRLSNKMNTFTDYVAAGEHLRAAGVAGDLVAMGRSAGGLLMGAVLNLRPELFRAAFVGVPFVDVLSTMLDDSIPLTTGEYDEWGNPGEAAAYADMRAYSPYDNLKAATYPHLFVSTGLNDPRVAYWEPAKYVARLRTLRQGGSGELVLKTNMGAGHGGSSGRYDALNETAEEYAFALAAVGGQL; encoded by the coding sequence ATGCCCACCCCCCCACAGGCGGCCCGCAAACCGGTCACGCACAGCCTTCACGGCGAGGACCGGCCCGACGACTACCACTGGCTCAAGACGCAGGGCCGGGCCGATCCCGAGGTGCTGGGCTACCTGGAGGGCGAGAACGCCTACCTGGCCGGGGTCATGGCGCCGCTGAGGGACACGCAGGCGGCCATCTACGCCGAGCTGCTCTCGCACGTGCAGGAGGACGACGACCAGCCCCCGGTGCGCGAGGGCGACTGGCTGTACTTCACGCGCACGGCGGCCGGGCAGGCCCACCCCATCTTCCTGCGGCGGCCCGCGCAGGGCGGCGAGGACGAGGTGCTGCTCGACCTCAACGCCCTGAAGGCGCGCGAGGGCCACGCCAACGTGTGGGTCTACGCCGCGCGCCCCAGCCCGGACGGGCAGCTGTGGGCCTACCTGCTCGACACGACCGGGCAGGAGGTGTTCGAGCTGCGCGTGCTCGACACCCGGACCGGCGAGCTGGCCGAGCCGCCCCTGACCGGCCTGAGCGGCTGGACCCTGGCCTGGGCAGGTGGGGACGCCCTGATCTACGGCACCGACGACGCCACGCAGCGCCCCTTCCGCATCTGGCGGCACCGGCTGGGCCAGCCCCAGGCGGGCGACGACCTGCTCTTCGAGGAAAATGACCCGACCTTCCGCGCCGGAGCCGGACTCGCGGAAAACGGCGAAACGGTGCTCATCGCCAGCGAGGCCAACATGGCGCAGGAGTGGTGGGTGCTGGACGCCCGCGACACCCAGGCCCGACCCGCCCCCGTACTGCCCCGCGAGCGCGGCACCGAAGTTCCGCTGCTCACCGACGGCGGCGACCACTGGCTGCTCCTCACGAACGCGGACGGGGCCTCCGAATTCGCGCTGAGGCGCCTGCCCAAGCGGGAGGGCGCCACGCTGGCCGACGCCGAACCCGTGCTGCCCTACAGCCCTGAACGTTACCTCACCGGCTTTCACCTGTTCCGCTCGCACCTGCTGCTCGCGGGGCGCGAGGGCGGCTTCACGCGGCTGTGGGTGCTGCCCCGCACGGCCGGGGGCTACGGCGAGGCGCGCCCGGTCACCTTTCCCGAGGCGAGCTACACGGTGCGCCTCGGGGCGAACCGCGAGTACGACTCGGGCATGGCCCGCATCCTCTACACCAGCCTGACGCGGCCTGCCGAGCACCTCGACCTCGACCTCGAGACGCTGGAGACGCGCCTGGTCAAGGCGACCCCGGTGCCGAACTACGACCCGGCGCAGTACGTCGCCGAGCAGGTGTGGGCCACGGCCCCGGACGGCGAGCGCGTGCCGGTGAGCCTGGTGCGGCGCCGGGACACGGCGCTGCCCGCCCCCACGCTGCTGTACGGCTACGGCAGCTACGGCGCGCCGATGGACCCGGGCTTCTCCATGTCGCGGCTGCCGCTGCTCGACCGGGGCTGGGTGTGGGCCATCGCGCACATCCGGGGGGGCTCGGAACTCGGGCGGCGCTGGTACGACGCCGGGCGGCTCTCGAACAAGATGAACACCTTCACCGACTATGTCGCGGCGGGCGAACACCTGCGCGCGGCCGGGGTGGCGGGCGACCTCGTGGCGATGGGCCGCAGTGCGGGCGGGCTGCTCATGGGCGCCGTGCTGAACCTGCGCCCGGAGCTGTTCCGCGCGGCCTTCGTCGGCGTGCCCTTCGTGGACGTGCTCTCGACCATGCTCGACGACTCCATCCCCCTGACCACCGGCGAGTACGACGAGTGGGGCAACCCCGGCGAGGCGGCGGCCTACGCCGACATGCGCGCCTACTCGCCCTACGACAACCTGAAGGCGGCGACCTACCCGCACCTGTTCGTGTCCACTGGCCTGAACGACCCGCGCGTGGCGTATTGGGAACCGGCCAAGTACGTGGCGCGGCTGCGGACGCTGCGGCAAGGGGGCAGCGGCGAACTCGTGCTCAAGACGAACATGGGGGCGGGCCACGGCGGCTCCAGCGGCCGTTACGACGCCCTGAACGAGACGGCCGAGGAGTACGCCTTCGCGCTCGCAGCCGTCGGGGGCCAACTGTAA
- a CDS encoding EVE domain-containing protein — translation MACWLLKSEPDVFGYPDLVRAGREAWNGVRNYQARNFLREMQEGDLCLFYHSNARPSGVAGVARVVRAAYPDDLQFDPASPYHDPRSDPAAPRWSMVDVEAVTALPRLVPLETLRALPEWQDSPLVRKGTRLSVLPVTPEQFRAAVAAGGGVPGTALSLNPT, via the coding sequence ATGGCGTGCTGGCTGCTCAAATCCGAACCCGACGTGTTCGGCTACCCCGACCTCGTGCGTGCCGGGCGCGAAGCCTGGAACGGCGTGCGCAACTATCAGGCCCGCAATTTCCTGCGCGAGATGCAGGAGGGCGACCTGTGCCTCTTCTACCACTCGAACGCCCGGCCCAGCGGCGTGGCGGGGGTGGCGCGGGTGGTGCGGGCCGCCTATCCCGACGACCTGCAATTCGACCCCGCCAGTCCCTACCACGACCCGCGCAGCGACCCCGCCGCCCCGCGCTGGAGCATGGTGGACGTGGAGGCGGTCACCGCACTGCCGCGTCTGGTCCCGTTGGAGACCCTGCGCGCCCTGCCCGAGTGGCAGGACTCGCCGCTGGTGCGCAAGGGCACCCGCCTGAGCGTGCTGCCGGTCACGCCCGAGCAGTTCCGGGCTGCCGTGGCGGCAGGGGGAGGCGTTCCCGGCACGGCGCTTTCCCTGAACCCGACTTGA